A single window of Deltaproteobacteria bacterium DNA harbors:
- a CDS encoding UvrB/UvrC motif-containing protein encodes SVILYADRVTSSMGNAISETNRRRRIQEEYNREHGITPTSIRKSVTDILSTIYEADYYTVPLERTAEELDVAPEKISKTITALDREMKEAAKNLEYETAAQKRDQIKRLRELEIKYLGEGGEDTKGA; translated from the coding sequence AGTGTAATACTCTACGCCGACAGGGTCACGTCTTCTATGGGGAACGCGATATCCGAAACTAACAGAAGAAGGCGTATACAGGAGGAATACAACAGGGAGCACGGGATTACTCCTACGAGCATAAGGAAATCTGTGACCGATATATTGTCCACGATATACGAGGCCGACTATTATACTGTGCCTCTTGAGAGAACGGCGGAAGAGCTCGATGTAGCGCCCGAGAAAATATCCAAAACCATAACCGCGCTTGACAGGGAGATGAAAGAGGCGGCGAAGAATCTCGAGTATGAAACGGCTGCGCAAAAGAGAGACCAGATAAAAAGGCTCCGGGAGCTCGAGATAAAATATCTGGGCGAGGGCGGAGAAGACACCAAGGGAGCGTAG